In Lacrimispora indolis DSM 755, a genomic segment contains:
- a CDS encoding FeoB-associated Cys-rich membrane protein yields the protein MGTLVVLVVVAGAVALAVKSMIRDKKSGKSIQCGGECKNCGGHCH from the coding sequence ATGGGAACACTGGTTGTTTTAGTTGTTGTTGCCGGAGCGGTGGCATTGGCAGTAAAAAGCATGATCCGTGACAAAAAGAGCGGGAAATCCATTCAGTGCGGCGGAGAATGCAAAAATTGCGGTGGACATTGCCATTAA